AACAAACGCCGACACTGACGTTCGTTACGCACTAGCAGCTTAATGCTGCTACGTCTTTTCAATCATTGCCTGTGTGGCTGACGAGACGTTAATTTAGCAGGCTAGCTCTGGTGAAGGTCTGTGGCATCGGAGCGAAATCAAAGCAGAATCGCTTGGCGAATATCCTGTCTGTGGGAGCTTCGCTACGGTTAAACTCAAATCATAGACTACGCATGTAGAAGCCTCTCGTAGAAGGCTTTCGGACGCGGGTTCGATTCCCGCCACCTCCACCATTAAACATTAAGAGGTCTCCTGTCTAATTGATTTGAGGCCTCTTTTTGTGTCTATGGGTCTAATCCCTATAAGCCATTTCAGCGCTTTGCCACCACAAAGGCAAAAGGCAGGACATTTGAAATGACTCAAGTCTACTATTGCTGCAAGATCAATCAGGCTCTGAAAGCCAAATTATTGGCGAATGCAAGAACTCTCTGTCTTCTCTGCGCGAGTAAAACTGAACACTTGCAGTTTTATCGGAGGGGTTGCTGGACACGGATATTTGACTTTCAGAGGAGTTGTATTCGCGATATTAGGAGATCAACTGCAATTAACTCTATTTGGATCGACAAGTGTGACAGGGCATGATCCCTGTACTTGACGATCAGGGCCAACTCCCGGAACTGTTAAAATTTAAGGGTCACACGGCAAAGTTGGGGTGGTTCCTTTTGTACTAAAAGATTAAATTTGAGCCAACTTTTCCTCAATATTTCGCGCAGTATGAAGCAGACGCGGGCCGATATCATCTTCAAGCATATGTTGACGCAACTGAAAAGCAGGTCCAGAACAGGTAAGCGAAAGCATTCCGGGGCCGGCAACTGGTCCAATGGCTATAGCTACAGCATTAATGTCTTGTCGCCAATCCCCAACAGAAAAACAAAAACCCCAATGCTCATAATCCTTAAGGGCCCTTTCAATCCCAGCCTCGATTTTGGGCCATTCTAATTCATTTTGCCGATGAATATGATCCATCAGATAATTTCTCTCCTCTTCTGGAAGACCACAAAGCAGGGCCCGACCTAATGAACTTGTAGCAAGAGGCACTCGTGAACCGACCTGAAGATTCTGAGTAAAAGTGACGTTTGGATCTTTGCAGGCCTCCAGGAAAACCATGCTCAAACGGTCACGGACTGCCAAATAAACGGCAGAGTGAGTTTGGTCTGCCAGCTCAAGCATATAGGGTCGGGCAACTTGTATGATATTCATGTTATTGAGATAGGAGTGACCAAAGGACAAGACTCCTCCTGCCAATTGGTATTTACCTGTTTCTTTTGATTGTTTGAGATAACCCAATCGGGTCAATGTGTAGGCCAAGCGGAACACAGTAGCCTTCGGTAGCCCGGTAAGTCTTGCAAGGTCCTGTTTTCCCAATACTCGCACTTCGGGGGTAAAGCAGCGTAATATTTCAAAACCGCGGGCTAAAGCACTAACAAAAAGGCGATCCTTTTCGCCATTCACGTCTGAATCGTTGCCGATTTGCAGATCGCTGAGCGATTGATCCACAGTACCTACCATTATTTTATTTTTTTGTTGATTGTCCATTATTGATGTCCTAGATGACCAGTTATTCCAAAATTTCGTAAAGTTTAATTTTGAATCTTGGATAGATAGTATCAAAATAACCTATCCCTCGAGAGTTAACCTTTTATAAATTTTCGACTGCAGCTAAACGAAGTATTCGTCATCATTTGCTTTTTCAAGCAAAAGTTCTGGTGGTTCAAAGCGGTCGCCATATTTTTTAGCAAGCTCTTTCGAACGTGCGACAAATTTTTTAATGCCGTAGGTATTAATATACTGAAGCGGGCCGCCAGTATGGGCTGGAAAACCGAGCCCTAATATAGCACCGACATTACATTCCGCAACTGTG
Above is a genomic segment from Geopsychrobacter electrodiphilus DSM 16401 containing:
- a CDS encoding IclR family transcriptional regulator, which gives rise to MDNQQKNKIMVGTVDQSLSDLQIGNDSDVNGEKDRLFVSALARGFEILRCFTPEVRVLGKQDLARLTGLPKATVFRLAYTLTRLGYLKQSKETGKYQLAGGVLSFGHSYLNNMNIIQVARPYMLELADQTHSAVYLAVRDRLSMVFLEACKDPNVTFTQNLQVGSRVPLATSSLGRALLCGLPEEERNYLMDHIHRQNELEWPKIEAGIERALKDYEHWGFCFSVGDWRQDINAVAIAIGPVAGPGMLSLTCSGPAFQLRQHMLEDDIGPRLLHTARNIEEKLAQI